The DNA segment CGAGCAGCAGATGGCCGGGGCGGGCGCCGTCGCGGGCGCCGCAGAACACGGCGATCTTCTTGCTCTGCGCTATCTCGGGGGGCATCTCCATGACAGAGGACATCTCGGATTCCTTCGGAGTCGGTCGCGTCGGCCGCGTTTCGTCGCGGTCGGTCGCGGGCGGTCGTTTCGCGCGGGGCGTGCCCCTTTTTTTTCGGCGGGAGCTGCCCCGGGGTTGTGCGGGAGCTGCCCGGGGGTGCTGGGTCAGGCGAGGGCGGTGAGGCGGCGTTCGACGGAGGCGGCCTCGTCCAGGCGGTCCTGGGCCCGGTACACCGCCGCCGCGCTCCCCCACACCGTGCGGGCGTCGGCCGGGCGGCCGGTGGCGGCGTAGCTGTCGCCGAGCCGGTCCAGGGCGCCGGCCTCCTGGTAGGTGTTGCCCAGGGTGCGGCAGTGGGCGAGGGCGGCGGTGAAGGCGTGGACGGCGTCCTCGTGCCGGCCGTTCGCCTGGGCGAGCAGGCCCAGGCTGTCCAGCGCGGCCGCCTGCCCGCCCAGGTAGCGGTGGCGGCGGGCCAGGTCCAGGGCGCGGGCGCAGTACCGCCCGGCCTGGACGGGATCGCCCAGGCGGGTGAAGTACCAGCCGGCCGCGTTGAGGGCGTCGGCCTGGGCCCTCCACTGCTGGGCGCGGGCGAACAGGCCCGCCGCGCAGATCGCGTGGGTCAGGGCCGCCGCGTCGTCGCCGGCCATCTCCTCGGTCCAGGCCAGGATGTAGTACGCCCACGCCTGCGGGCCCGGCCGTCCGTGGCGCTCGGCGATGCGCACCGCCCGCTGGAGATGGGCCAGAGCATCGGGATGCCGGCCGGCGCGGCTGGCGGCCTGCCCGGCGTAGCGGTGGGCGGTGATCTGCGCCTCCGGGTCGCCCAGGGCGTGCGCGGCGCGCAGGGCGTCGGCCCACTGCCGCTGCTGCAGGGCGGTGTGGCCGCGGCGGACGTAGTGCCCGTTGAGGCAGGCCGCCAGGTGGAACACCGTCCACCGCTCACCCCTGTCACGCGCGCTCTCCCGGATCGCGGTCAGGGCGTGGTGCTCCTCGTCCAGCCAGGCCAGCGCCGCCTCCCGGGAGACGAACCTCTCCGGAGTGCAGCCCGGTTCCACCGGGGCGAGGGGGAGTTGGGGGCGGTGGGGGGCCAGGAGACGCTCCGCGTGGTGGGCGGTGTGCAGGTAGTGCCCGGCCAGGCGGCGCAGGGCCTCGCCGTCACCGGGGCGCACCCCGGCCGGGTGGGCCGGCGGGGCCGGGCGGGGCCGGTAGCGGCCCGGCCCGGTCCGCTCGCACAGCCCGCCCCCGGCCAGCCGCTCCAGCAGCACCGCCGCCCGCTCCGCACCGACCGCGAGCAGCGAGGCGGCCGCGGCGACGGCGATGTCCGGGCCCGGCACCAGACGCAGCAGATGCCAGACCTGGCCGTCACCCGGCGCGTAGCAGGGCCGCAGCGGGGCGGAGGCGGCCGGCGCGGGGGCGGGCTGGGCCGGGGCGGCCATCACGGACCCGGCCTGCACAGGGGCAGCCAGCGCGGGCGCGGGGACGGCCGGGGCCTGGGCGGCCTGCACGGGGGCGGCCACCATGGACGTGCCCTGCGCGGGTGCTGCCGGCGCGGGGGCGCTCTGGCCGGGCGCGGCCGGGGCGGGGGTGGCTGGGTGGGTGTGGGCCATGGGGTGCCTCCTGGGCGGGGCCGTCAGCCGGCCGGGCCGGTCACAGCAGCGTGAACCGGTCCTCGGGCGGGATGAACATCGAGTCGGTCTCGGTGACGCCGAACGCCCGGTAGAACGCCGGGACATGGCCGAGGACGGCGTTGCAGCGCACCTGGGGCGGGGCGTGCCGGTCGTGGGCGAGCCGCTCGCGCATCCGGCCCGGTGTGCGCTTGACCCGCCACATCGTGGCCCACAGCGTGAAGAACCGCCGTGTCTGCGCCTCTTGTTCGGCCTCGGTGAGGGCGGAGGCGGCCAGGTGGGCGGCGAACGCGGTGTGGGCGACGGTGAGGCCGGTGATGTCGGCGATGTTCTCCCCCGCCGTGCGGGCACCGCTGACGTGCTCCCCGTCCAGCCCGCCGGGCACGTAACGGTCGTAGTGGCTGATCAGGAGAGCGGTGCGCCGGGTGAACTCGGCGCGGTCCTCGGTACTCCACCACTCGCGCAGCCGGCCCTCACCGTCGTAAGCCGAACCGCGGCTGTCGAAGGCGTGGGACATCTCGTGGCAGACGACCGAGCCCAGCAGGGCGAAGTTACGGGTCATGTCGCCGCCCGCGTCGAACAGCGGCGGCTGCAGCAGCGCCGCGGGCACGACCACCTGGTTCAGGCCGTGCCGGTAGTAGGCGGTGACCGCCTGCGGCGCCACCTTCCACTCCCCCCGGTCCACCGGACCGGCCAGACGGCCCAGCTGGCGCTCGAAGGACCGGGCGCGGCCCCGGCGTACGTTGCCCAGCAGATCGGCCGGGTCGGTGTGCAGGGGGCCGCGCGCGGCCATGTCCTGGGGGTGGCCGAGTTCCACGCGCAGGGCGTCCAGCTTCGCCAGCGCCGCCCGCCGTGTGCTGTCCGCCATCCAGCCGGCCTGCTCCAGCCGGCCCCGGTAGGCCGCCCGCAGGGCGTCCACCAGATCGGCGGCCGCCTTCAGGGTGCCCGGCGCGAGATGCCGGCGCAGGTAGCGCTCGCCCACCTCGTCTCCCAGCACGGTCTGCACGAAGGACGTCGCCCGCATCCAGCGCGGCCGGGCCCGGCGCGAACCGGTGAGGACCTGGCCGTAGAAGCGGAAGTTCTCCGCGAACAGGGCGGGCGGAGCGAACGGGGCCGCCTCGTGGACCTGCGACCACACCAGCCACAGCTTCAGCTCCTGCACACTGTGCGCGCTCCACCACGCGTCCAGGGCACCCCGGTAGGGGCCGGGGCGGATCTGGAGGCGGGCGGCGGACGGGATGTCGCCCAGACCGTCCAGGAACGCCCCCCACGGAAAACCCCCCTCCCCGCCGCCGTCCCCGCCGGCGATGGCGGCGGTGGCGGTGAGGTCGGCGGCGGTGGTCACCTCGGCCTGGGCGCGGATACGGCCGGAGGCGTCGGGGCGGGTGTGGGCGGCGGCCAGCGCGCTCTCCACCCGCAGCGCCGTACGCGCCGCCTCCTGCGGGTCCGCCTGGCCGGCCAGGCGCAGGACCGCCCCCACATGGGCGGCGTACTGCTCACGCAGCGGGGCGTGGCCGGGGTCGAGGTAGGCGGCCGGGCCGCCGGGCAGCGCGAGACCGGACTGGGTGAGGGTGAGGAGATAGCCGCGCACCCCGGTGGTGTCGGCGTCCACCGTCGCCTCCACCGGCCCGCCCACCCCCTCACGCTGCAGACGGCCCATCAGACGGGCCAGCTCCTCGCGTGCGGTGACCGCGCGGACGGCGTCCAGGAGAGCGGTCAGGTCGGCCGGGCCGCGTACGGCGAGGGCGTCCTCGTCCATGAAGCTGGCGTACAGGTCGGCGATCTGCCGCCCCGCACCCGCCACCGGGACAGCGTCAGTACCGGTGGCGGTGGCGGTGGCGGTGGGTGTGGGTGTGGGTGTGGGTGTGCTGTCGCGGATCACGGCGACGACGTCGTCCTGCACCTTCTCGGCCAGCAGGGACAGCAGCGTCGCCTCGGCCCGGTGCTCGGGCAGCCGGAACGCCTTCAGCCAGCGCCCGTTGACATGGGCGTGGAAGTCGTCCTGCGGCCGCACCGACGGATCGGTGTCGACATCACCGGCGCCGAAACCGGTGCTGGTGCCGGCATCGCCGGTGCCGGTGCCGGTGCTGGTGTCGCCGGTGCCGGTGCCGGTGCTGGTGTCGCCGGTGCCGGTGCCGGTGCTGGTGTCGTGCGCCGTGTCCGCGCTCACCGGGATGCGGCCTTGTCCGGGACGGGGCGGGCCGGCACGGCCGGTTCCCGGGCGGTGTCCAGGGCAGGGCCGGTGACGGTGCCCGCGGCCGGCTCCGGGACGGTGAGCCCGGATTCGGCGCGGACGGTGCCCGCGGCCGTGTCCGTGACGGACTCAGGGGCGGTGCCCGCGACGGTGTCGGCGGCCGGCCCGGCAGCGGGTCCGGCGGCGGGTCCGGGGGCGGGTTCGGGGGCGGGTTCGGGGGTGGTGGCGGCGGTGTGGAGCAGGGCGCGGTGGAAGACCAGGACGGCGAGCAGGGAGCAGGTGCCGGCCAGGAGGAAGGCGTAGCGGGGCTGGATGAAGCCGAGGATGACGCCGCCCATCAGGTAGCCCAGGGCGGGGCCGGTGTTGGAGACGGCGCCCAGGGCGGCGAAGGCGCGGCCGCGGTGGCTGTCGGGGACGCGGAGGTTGATGACGATGTGGGTGACGGTGGCCTGGGCGCCGTTGCCGAAGCCGCCGATGATGTAACAGGGCACGATCCACCAGGCGCCCGGGGCCAGGCCGGTGGCGAGGATGCCTGCCGAGATGCACAGGAACGAGCCGATCAGGAGGGCCTCGTGGCTGAGCTTCTTGATCCGGCGCACCAGCAGGGCGCCGGGGACCAGGCCGGCCATCCAGGCGGACATGATCAGCCCGTAGGTCTCCTCGGAGCCGCCGAAGGTGTCGCGGACGTAGAAGACGATGAGGACGTTGATGATGCTGGCGGCCGCCATGACGACGCCGCTGACGGCGAGGATGGAGCGCAGGAAGCGGTCCCCGCTCACCCGGTAGGCCGGACCCGTCTGCTTGCCCGTGTCCGCGGGGCTCTGGGCGGCGGGGGCGGTGTGGTGCAGGCGGGTGCGGATGGTCAGGGCGCCGGCGACGACCACGGCGAAGGAGGCGGCGTCCAGGAGCAGGGAGATACGGACGCCG comes from the Streptomyces seoulensis genome and includes:
- a CDS encoding MFS transporter, producing the protein MTAITPPPPTATAAPAWRDVYVLAGMRGLSFAGDIAAATALTLLLQANGAGSYAVMALLLAAAVPPALLAPLTGRFADRFDSRRLIVTVASLQILACLAMTQTTTPALLIVLAVLLSTGLAFTHPVFAGLPAAMVGKDNIPRASAISQTTAMAGMVIAPGIAGFLTAHFGVRISLLLDAASFAVVVAGALTIRTRLHHTAPAAQSPADTGKQTGPAYRVSGDRFLRSILAVSGVVMAAASIINVLIVFYVRDTFGGSEETYGLIMSAWMAGLVPGALLVRRIKKLSHEALLIGSFLCISAGILATGLAPGAWWIVPCYIIGGFGNGAQATVTHIVINLRVPDSHRGRAFAALGAVSNTGPALGYLMGGVILGFIQPRYAFLLAGTCSLLAVLVFHRALLHTAATTPEPAPEPAPGPAAGPAAGPAADTVAGTAPESVTDTAAGTVRAESGLTVPEPAAGTVTGPALDTAREPAVPARPVPDKAASR
- a CDS encoding M13-type metalloendopeptidase; its protein translation is MSADTAHDTSTGTGTGDTSTGTGTGDTSTGTGTGDAGTSTGFGAGDVDTDPSVRPQDDFHAHVNGRWLKAFRLPEHRAEATLLSLLAEKVQDDVVAVIRDSTPTPTPTPTATATATGTDAVPVAGAGRQIADLYASFMDEDALAVRGPADLTALLDAVRAVTAREELARLMGRLQREGVGGPVEATVDADTTGVRGYLLTLTQSGLALPGGPAAYLDPGHAPLREQYAAHVGAVLRLAGQADPQEAARTALRVESALAAAHTRPDASGRIRAQAEVTTAADLTATAAIAGGDGGGEGGFPWGAFLDGLGDIPSAARLQIRPGPYRGALDAWWSAHSVQELKLWLVWSQVHEAAPFAPPALFAENFRFYGQVLTGSRRARPRWMRATSFVQTVLGDEVGERYLRRHLAPGTLKAAADLVDALRAAYRGRLEQAGWMADSTRRAALAKLDALRVELGHPQDMAARGPLHTDPADLLGNVRRGRARSFERQLGRLAGPVDRGEWKVAPQAVTAYYRHGLNQVVVPAALLQPPLFDAGGDMTRNFALLGSVVCHEMSHAFDSRGSAYDGEGRLREWWSTEDRAEFTRRTALLISHYDRYVPGGLDGEHVSGARTAGENIADITGLTVAHTAFAAHLAASALTEAEQEAQTRRFFTLWATMWRVKRTPGRMRERLAHDRHAPPQVRCNAVLGHVPAFYRAFGVTETDSMFIPPEDRFTLL
- a CDS encoding tetratricopeptide repeat protein, with amino-acid sequence MAHTHPATPAPAAPGQSAPAPAAPAQGTSMVAAPVQAAQAPAVPAPALAAPVQAGSVMAAPAQPAPAPAASAPLRPCYAPGDGQVWHLLRLVPGPDIAVAAAASLLAVGAERAAVLLERLAGGGLCERTGPGRYRPRPAPPAHPAGVRPGDGEALRRLAGHYLHTAHHAERLLAPHRPQLPLAPVEPGCTPERFVSREAALAWLDEEHHALTAIRESARDRGERWTVFHLAACLNGHYVRRGHTALQQRQWADALRAAHALGDPEAQITAHRYAGQAASRAGRHPDALAHLQRAVRIAERHGRPGPQAWAYYILAWTEEMAGDDAAALTHAICAAGLFARAQQWRAQADALNAAGWYFTRLGDPVQAGRYCARALDLARRHRYLGGQAAALDSLGLLAQANGRHEDAVHAFTAALAHCRTLGNTYQEAGALDRLGDSYAATGRPADARTVWGSAAAVYRAQDRLDEAASVERRLTALA